The proteins below come from a single Corynebacterium cystitidis genomic window:
- a CDS encoding AAA family ATPase encodes MSGNGKHVAAMVRSYTDGDEAGFHSVAMQVAAREAKAGHTAIANDIKKAVLASRERQQLGSVTKLAQPRGELGELVEATYPEIKLKQLVVPTDLRNQIKQLLAEQRQRKNLLDYGFSPAHRLLLEGPPGTGKTMTAAVLATELQIPLITVRLDSILSKYMGETASKLRLVFDEVAQRRAVYLFDEFDALGADRSGNDVGEARRILNSFLVFLEEASDESLVLAATNHRGILDQALFRRFDVVLTYSLPDSRQAIAVIKGRLGSLATGTRMDKLGEYTEGLSHAELVKAAETAAKAVIMRGESQVTRDDIIVALASRKQASFGRAEQQS; translated from the coding sequence ATGTCGGGAAATGGAAAGCACGTGGCTGCAATGGTACGCAGCTACACCGATGGAGACGAAGCCGGATTCCACTCTGTAGCAATGCAGGTTGCCGCGCGCGAGGCCAAAGCAGGTCATACCGCAATAGCTAACGACATAAAGAAAGCCGTTCTCGCTTCAAGAGAACGGCAGCAATTGGGTTCAGTGACAAAGCTGGCCCAGCCACGTGGAGAGCTCGGTGAGCTGGTAGAAGCTACCTATCCAGAAATCAAACTAAAACAGCTTGTCGTGCCTACCGATTTGAGGAATCAGATAAAGCAGCTTTTAGCGGAACAAAGGCAGCGTAAAAACCTCCTCGACTATGGTTTCTCCCCGGCACATCGCCTCTTGTTGGAAGGGCCTCCAGGAACCGGCAAAACGATGACGGCAGCAGTGCTTGCAACAGAACTACAAATTCCGCTCATCACCGTGCGTCTCGACAGCATATTGAGCAAATACATGGGGGAGACCGCCAGCAAATTAAGGCTAGTCTTTGATGAAGTAGCCCAGCGTAGAGCCGTTTACCTATTCGACGAGTTCGATGCGCTTGGGGCAGACCGCAGCGGTAACGACGTAGGTGAAGCGCGGAGAATTCTGAACTCATTTCTGGTGTTTCTTGAAGAAGCTAGTGACGAATCTCTTGTTCTTGCTGCCACAAATCATCGTGGGATTCTAGATCAAGCTCTCTTTAGGCGGTTCGACGTAGTTTTAACCTATTCGTTGCCAGATTCTAGACAGGCCATCGCAGTGATCAAAGGACGCCTTGGCAGCCTGGCCACCGGCACGCGGATGGACAAACTCGGAGAATACACCGAGGGTCTGAGCCACGCGGAACTAGTTAAAGCCGCTGAAACGGCGGCAAAAGCGGTTATTATGCGTGGTGAATCACAAGTAACAAGAGATGACATAATCGTGGCGTTAGCATCCCGTAAGCAGGCAAGCTTTGGCAGAGCAGAACAGCAATCTTGA